Part of the Papaver somniferum cultivar HN1 unplaced genomic scaffold, ASM357369v1 unplaced-scaffold_119, whole genome shotgun sequence genome is shown below.
ATTTCGACTGTCCAGGTTGCGGAAACATTAAGAGTGATGGTAATTGGTGCTCCACTGGCGGATGTTATACATATTGCTCAACGATACAAAAGGATGCAACAAAAAGCTGAAGCTGAGATAATTTTTTCATAGCATTTGGATTTCAAGCATGATATAGATGTAATAAGGATCTTGGATGTTTGAAACTGAGGACTCAAAACGGTTGCTTATATGAATTACCATGGTTCATAGTATCTGAGGGCTTGAAGCAGTATTTTCAGAAAATTATCACTTCATAGTTTAGTGGAGTGTGTCAAATTTACCCACACTGTGAGGTTGAGATACTGTCTCCCCCGATAAATACGTAAAGATAAGACTATGTTATGATCCTTGGGACATCCTTGGTCCATGAGTCCATGACTAATGTTGAGACCTAGAAGAATGTCTTTGGAATTGTTATGCATAaatttgaagaattatgggttcCATTCTCACTGTGGGCGTTATTATATATGGTGTCATATTGTTCGAGAGCTCACAaggattttctatttttaccgtcTCTTATCTCATAATATGTTGTTGTCTTacatgttttgttttatgcagggTGCCATCAGGGATACCTTTGCATAACAGAAAGGTTTGATATTTAATCTTCGGAAATGCTTTATACACCGAGCCAAATAAACCGTGATTGCACCGTGTGAGTGGAAAGGGTGGGGCCCACTTCTATCCTTCCGTATCTCGATGCTAAACATGCTATTTTGTGTCCGTGCGATTCTCTCGGTGCACATTTCCGGTGTATTTGTTCGGTGTGTAACTGTGTATAGCAAAACCCTTTAATCTGTTGTGTATAATAATTTAGTTACCATTCTTTAATACTTTTAGTGCTTTGATTATAATTTAAAGTTTGTATAATTGCAGTAAACACGAGCGACAAGCAAAAAACATCTAATACTTTTTGCTTATGCAATGACAACCAATCATCCGTGGGGACATTCTGTCAAAGACACTGACAACGCTTTAAAGCATGACTGTACAAGAGTATGTAGGTGGGTGCATGGCTGCTCAGGAGGTTGATGATATATTGTTAAGAGACTCTAAAACGTTGCTTTGTGGAATCTGACGGAAGAGGTTTGGTTTCATCGTTATCTATTTTGGTAATCGTATACCATGTTAGTGGCCTGTTAActtcatgcattttttttttgaaactaccattttaattTATTGAAATGTTTTATTTTTACGTGAAAGGACGTAGTTGCACCTCGCGATCCAAATCTTGAAGAGATGCCCGTTTCTAAAGTTATGGTGAGAACCCTGTTTTTGTTATTACACGTCTCGATAGAGCGACTGAAAAGAGAAAAGCTATTTTTGTGGCCACGGTCAATTATATGTCGAGATGCACAAATGCGATAAGAATGAAGGTGTTATTAAAGGTAAAGGATACTTACACGGAGCATGAGACTGGAAACGTATATCTAAAACTACTATTGTAAAtaataaatgaaaaccatttGGAACCCCTTTTATACCCCATTCCGCACAATGTCCAAATGATTAAACGGTAACCACAGTGATGTTTTAATGAGGAAGAATGCAGTGGACAAGTTATCTTTATTCATATTGTTAATGTTAATTTCTGTGTGTTTCCAATTGAGGCTTGACATTTTCAAATATATTGGTTTATTTTGCAACAACTATGACTCAATGATTATCTCATTACCAATAATTTAACTTGAACCGATTGGAAGAGATTATGGTGCCAATCCTATGTTCTATTGTTTGTACCGAGAATTTAACCTCTTCGAGCTTTTTGGTGCATGTGTGGAGTCAGATTATGGTGACACCTTAATCACTTTACCGGAAGCCTAATTCCACTTGATGTTGATAACACACAtcaaaataggaaatcatttcgaTTCCGATTAGGGTATCAAATTGTCCATACTCGGCTAAGAATATACAATCGTCACTTAAACAACCAaagcccgtgccgttacggcacgggtcacaTCCTAGTATATATATACCAACCCAGCCCAGCTAATCCATATCTAAAAATAAAAGACTAACCTTGGCTCTGCCATACAAAGGACGGCCAACTAATCATAATTTTAACCGAAACATGCTTATATTTCTTAGCTTTTTGCACCACCACAACAGGAATGGAGAGACAGTATAAAATTGAACTCCACATAATGATTAATACCATAGAAGGGAAGGTTACTTTGTCACAAAGCTCCATTTTCTAGAAGCTATTATTATCACTCGATTTAAACTAAATTTTGAGTACTATTATTAGGAGGGAAATATCCGATGCTAGGAGGgaaataattttattaaaatgGGGTCAATCCATGGTCAAAGACAAATCTTAttcaaatacatatgatttttgtAAATGCCAATCGTATCCTTCTTCTACTTTTCTAAAACCACGAAGAACGACTCAAAAGGCATGAATAATCAGCTCAGTTTAAGGCAAAACAAGATTCAATTACTGATCATTAAGCATACATgaatttattttctattttttgaAGCATTCTTACACGGATGATGTTCTCTACAAATACTATATATGTTTTCTAATTTGTTGAACAATGATTGTCACTAAAACTCACACATAAACCAATATCCAAATCTCCTAGCTTTTGGAAAAACAATAATTCAACCAATCTTCTCCTGCCGCCATTAATATATATTCACCATTCTTGTCTTAATACTCTTAAAATAGCTCTTTACAATTGCTTGATGATCCCTCTTTATATATAtttgaaagaaagaaacaaattcaATTGACATCAATTATTGAATCAGAGTTTAAAACAAAGAGGGAAAGACTAGTGCTTCCGTCGATTGAGGCAAAAGATGAAGATGTACATTGGATGACCCGTCGGGTTTGATAGGTTAATTAGTTTAAGGGGTATTTATGACATTTCATTTAGATTTTATATAGTTTTCCTCCACCAAATTCTAACTCCCTCCCCATAATCCTTCCCTCCTCACATCTATTCTTTCCCTCCTAATAATAACACGTTAAATTTTAATAACTAAAACAACCAAAGCAACATCACAACAGTTTCGTAAATCATGGAACAAATGTAATAAGATAACATGAAATATCGAGTTCTAGCAGGTACATTATGATGAGTTTCGCAAATCATGGGACAAAAACAGTAAGAAGATGGAAAATAAACAAAATCTGGACCTCAACCCTGACATGGAAAATTACGGAAGAAAATAACAATTCCTTAGAGTGGGGATGAACCGATACGTGCTCATTAGGAGACACATTCTGCCTAATGTCCACTCACCAACTAAATTTGGGTCTTTTAATGTTAATAAATGATTGATTTATTGAGTTTCCGATGGTGTATTCAAATACTTCAGTAGGAGCAGCAAGAAGCTTTCTCTGTAACTCTTTTCCGGTGAAGCAATTTGTTGCATCCCATACACTTGAGTACACATTTTTTTATTAACATATACCCAATTTTGCCTCTGAATACAAACCATATAACATACCTAGGTTAATGTGGAGGCTATTTTAGTAATTTGCGCaaagaggaaaaataaaaaaataaaaattagggtttcaagatgTTTGCTTTCTATTTCCTTTTCCCTGTACCGTATTTTTGATTAAACCTTGCCTCCTGAATCTCCGGCAAACATCAAGCACACAAACCGCAGGAACCAAAACAGATTCTCAGAAATCTAGAGTTTCtgcgagagagagagaggggaGAAGAACAGTAGCCGAAGAAAAGGAGAAAACTTTTTATCCGAACCAAAAATCGTCAACAAAAAATACTTACAACTCAGCAGTGAAATTACTTGAAGTACAATCAAGTAAAAATATTATCTTTACCAGTAGGTATGGCACACAAGCCTTTACTTTTGAAGGACAGTCTGCATTTTTTAGTATTTTATCAAACAAATGCTCGTGGACCACATTTGGTCAGGAAACCTTGAGAACAGTTTCATAAGTTTCGACAATTGCAAGATATTCAACATTCACTGCGCTAGCATTTTTGTCGCTAAAAAGAGCACACAGCACAAATAAAACCCTATCAAACAAATTACATGATCATCATCAAGTGgtgttcttctctttttcttattcataacttgtattattatctcCATAATCTTCTTCTTGCTCACTGCCGTTGAATGTGATGTTTGTTTGATATCAGAAAAGTACTTGTTGTATAATACGTTGTCATCCATTTCATTTAAATCAAACCATTTTATCAACTTCTGACCTTTTCTGCTTCCAGTCATTTTCATTCCAGTTATAGCATCAAACTTTGCCAGTGTAGACTCTATAAAGTTTTCTCCAAATTTAAATGAACACGGTACTTCGCAATCTCTATCAAAGTAGTTTAAAAGCTTCACAACCCCATGTTTGTTAGTAGTTATTTGTTTCATGTTCTTTGGATTAGCAACATCATATTCATCGTAATACATCATGACAATAACATCGTAAGGCGCTTCCCTAAGATACCTTTCAGCTCTCTTAGACAGTCCTATTGGTTTTATTTCTTTCACCAAATCCTGAACTGCATTATACACATCACACAACAAAACAGCAAGAATCCGTAAGTTGTGTACTTATTAAACACACTCTTTTTAATTGCAAAATCAAAAGCATGGTACAAAGAATGTGTATCTTCCAGGTACACAAACTGAATCATGTGTGACTTAATCTTAGACATTCTACAAGGTGTAActttaacttacacatgcatacGAAGATGTAACTTTAATTTACACAACCAATTTTTTGATgagttacacaagctaaacacAACCTAAGGCAAGTCAGTGGTGAGATTTTTAATGTGTGGTGTAACTAATAGCTACACAGGCTCATTTGTATGTGTAATTTACAGATACATAGGCTCATTTGTATGTgcaacttatagttacacaatcaatatacaaaccacaaatcagtcagtggtgagattttgaatgtgtaacttatagttacacatgctctaTTTCTATAGTTACACAGTTTCTATAGTTACACAGGTTATATTCCTATAGTTACGTGGGCTCTATCGCAAAAGAAACATCACAAAACATATACCCCAATAGTAAATGACATATTGAAGTTAAAGAATCATAA
Proteins encoded:
- the LOC113330790 gene encoding uncharacterized protein LOC113330790, which encodes MPRRKRNQTEEDPTITVQDLVKEIKPIGLSKRAERYLREAPYDVIVMMYYDEYDVANPKNMKQITTNKHGVVKLLNYFDRDCEVPCSFKFGENFIESTLAKFDAITGMKMTGSRKGQKLIKWFDLNEMDDNVLYNKYFSDIKQTSHSTAVSKKKIMEIIIQVMNKKKRRTPLDDDHVICLIGFYLCCVLFLATKMLAQ